The following proteins are co-located in the Polymorphospora rubra genome:
- the pip gene encoding prolyl aminopeptidase, with protein MTRRGEAPRSLYPPIEPYATHRVDVGDGHQLHVEEAGNPAGIPVVFLHGGPGGGIAPVMRRFFDPHRYRVVLPDQRGAGRSTPLGELRENTTWHLVDDLEVLREHLGVDAWLVFGGSWGSTLALAYAQSHPTRVTGLILRGIYLVRRSERTWIYQYGLHNLQPEEWERFIAPVPPDERDDILAAYHRRLVGDDREVARRWAGAWMRWEAVNSSLTPDPSFIAALTDDDTALPAAQILAHYVVNGGFFESETQLLDGVDRIRHLPAVIIQGRYDLCCPPVTAFDLARRWPEATLHIVPDAGHSSLEPGTTDQLIRSTDRFAVRLSQPV; from the coding sequence GTGACTCGCCGGGGCGAAGCACCGCGCAGCCTTTACCCGCCGATCGAGCCGTATGCGACCCACCGGGTGGATGTGGGCGACGGCCATCAGCTGCACGTGGAAGAAGCCGGCAATCCGGCGGGAATTCCCGTGGTGTTCCTACACGGCGGCCCCGGAGGCGGTATCGCTCCGGTCATGCGGCGGTTCTTCGATCCGCATCGCTACCGGGTCGTTCTCCCCGATCAGCGTGGTGCCGGCCGCAGCACCCCACTCGGCGAACTGCGCGAGAACACCACCTGGCACCTCGTCGACGATCTGGAGGTGCTTCGAGAACACCTCGGCGTGGACGCGTGGTTGGTGTTCGGCGGCTCGTGGGGGTCCACGCTCGCGCTGGCCTATGCCCAGTCGCATCCGACGCGGGTGACCGGCTTGATTCTGCGCGGAATCTATCTCGTACGCCGCAGCGAGCGGACGTGGATCTATCAGTACGGCCTGCACAACCTCCAGCCGGAGGAGTGGGAACGATTCATCGCGCCGGTTCCGCCCGACGAACGCGACGACATTCTCGCGGCGTACCACCGCCGTCTCGTCGGAGACGACCGTGAGGTGGCACGACGCTGGGCCGGTGCGTGGATGCGCTGGGAAGCCGTCAATTCGTCTCTGACGCCCGACCCTTCCTTCATCGCCGCGCTGACCGACGACGACACGGCGCTGCCCGCCGCGCAGATCCTCGCCCACTACGTCGTCAACGGCGGGTTCTTCGAATCGGAAACCCAACTGCTGGACGGCGTGGACCGCATCCGTCACCTGCCCGCGGTCATCATTCAGGGCCGTTACGACTTGTGTTGTCCCCCGGTGACCGCCTTCGACCTGGCCCGCCGCTGGCCCGAGGCCACCCTGCACATCGTTCCCGACGCGGGCCACTCCTCGCTGGAACCCGGCACGACGGATCAGCTGATCCGCAGCACGGACCGTTTCGCCGTGCGTCTGTCCCAGCCGGTCTGA
- a CDS encoding SCP2 sterol-binding domain-containing protein, with protein MGATETFFEELAWRETGEVPSDVTGTIRFDLHHDQEVDRWRLTFKRGVMFVSREADGEPDCVVTTDRAIFDRMTTGETNPAGAVLRNEITFAGQLTLFLYFQRLLPGPPDAHDPRPPRVRQVRPTGETGARPAAAERSDR; from the coding sequence TTGGGGGCGACCGAGACGTTCTTCGAGGAACTCGCCTGGCGGGAGACCGGTGAGGTGCCGTCGGACGTCACCGGAACGATCCGGTTCGACCTGCACCACGACCAGGAGGTCGACCGCTGGCGCCTCACGTTCAAGCGCGGCGTCATGTTCGTCTCCCGCGAAGCCGACGGTGAGCCCGACTGTGTGGTGACCACCGACCGGGCGATCTTCGACCGGATGACCACCGGGGAGACCAACCCCGCGGGCGCCGTGCTGCGCAACGAGATCACGTTCGCCGGGCAGTTGACCCTGTTCCTCTATTTCCAGCGGCTGCTGCCGGGCCCGCCGGACGCCCACGACCCACGCCCGCCCCGGGTCCGGCAGGTGCGCCCGACCGGGGAGACGGGAGCGCGGCCGGCCGCCGCCGAGAGGTCGGACCGATGA
- a CDS encoding DinB family protein, which produces MTTSPDAEATPTRWTRATTSPDMWVDPDEDPREDGSETVGERATLLDYLRRYRLTMELKCADLDAGQLALRSVPPSTMSLLGLVRHMAEVERRWFRRELAGEDAPSLYCSKADRDGDWDGAVGDPEVVDEAWRAWRVEVAFAERLVSETADLGTVGRGRVPLRDILVHMVEEYARHCGHADLIRERIDGRVGQ; this is translated from the coding sequence ATGACGACGAGCCCTGACGCCGAAGCGACCCCGACCCGCTGGACGCGGGCGACCACCTCCCCCGACATGTGGGTCGACCCGGACGAGGACCCGCGCGAGGACGGGAGTGAGACCGTCGGCGAGCGTGCCACCCTCCTCGACTATCTGCGCAGGTACCGGCTCACGATGGAACTGAAGTGCGCCGATCTGGACGCCGGGCAGTTGGCGCTCCGGTCCGTGCCGCCGTCCACCATGTCGCTGCTCGGGCTGGTCCGGCACATGGCCGAGGTGGAGCGGCGCTGGTTCCGCCGTGAACTGGCCGGCGAGGATGCGCCGAGCCTGTACTGCTCGAAGGCCGACCGCGACGGTGACTGGGACGGTGCGGTGGGCGATCCCGAGGTCGTGGACGAGGCGTGGCGGGCCTGGCGGGTGGAGGTCGCCTTCGCCGAGCGGCTCGTGTCGGAGACCGCGGATCTCGGCACCGTCGGCCGGGGCCGGGTGCCGCTGCGGGACATCCTGGTCCACATGGTCGAGGAGTACGCCCGGCACTGCGGCCACGCCGATCTGATCCGGGAGCGGATCGACGGCCGGGTGGGTCAGTAG
- a CDS encoding sensor histidine kinase, with protein MRDDGAGWLPWLVGEAPWRPARGRWRDHLVLAGVLAVIQVLGGLVGTAEGDAARPLDLFGVLLLVAGPAALTARHRFPAAVLAVNVAAAVTYPLAGYSKAPFFLAATVALFTAVVTGHRTAAWVLVQVGYLAFLGIGWFCADRLGIPPEARPEVHEAVVAALWILVVFVLAEAARIRGQHYAEQARAGAEQERRQASEERLRIARELHDVLGHHLSLINVQAGVGLHLMDSRPEQAREALTAIRTASAEALREVRGVLGVLRPEQEVAPRAPAPTLDRLAELTADAGIPVRTRVRGVARPLPAEVDRAAYRIVQEALTNVRRHAGPAATAVVTIGYDDDALAVRVDDDGLGGAAPVDEAGNGIAGMRARAAALGGTLTAEPLAEGGFRVDARLPTGENP; from the coding sequence GTGCGGGACGACGGCGCCGGGTGGCTGCCCTGGCTGGTGGGAGAGGCGCCGTGGCGCCCCGCCCGCGGACGCTGGCGCGACCACCTGGTCCTCGCCGGTGTGCTCGCCGTGATCCAGGTCCTCGGTGGCCTCGTCGGTACCGCCGAAGGGGACGCGGCCCGCCCCCTCGACCTCTTCGGCGTCCTGCTGCTGGTCGCCGGGCCGGCCGCCCTGACCGCCCGGCACCGCTTCCCGGCCGCCGTACTCGCCGTCAACGTGGCGGCGGCCGTCACCTATCCGCTGGCCGGCTACTCCAAGGCCCCGTTCTTCCTCGCCGCGACCGTCGCCCTGTTCACCGCCGTCGTGACCGGGCACCGCACCGCCGCCTGGGTACTGGTACAGGTCGGCTACCTCGCCTTCCTCGGCATCGGATGGTTCTGCGCCGACCGGCTCGGGATACCGCCGGAGGCCCGGCCGGAGGTACACGAGGCGGTCGTCGCCGCGCTGTGGATCCTGGTCGTGTTCGTGCTCGCCGAGGCGGCCCGGATCCGCGGCCAGCACTATGCCGAGCAGGCCCGCGCCGGTGCCGAGCAGGAACGCCGGCAGGCCAGCGAGGAGCGGCTACGGATCGCCCGGGAACTGCACGACGTACTCGGCCACCACCTGTCACTGATCAACGTGCAGGCCGGGGTCGGACTGCACCTGATGGACAGCCGGCCGGAGCAGGCGCGCGAGGCGCTCACCGCGATCCGTACCGCCAGCGCGGAGGCGCTGCGCGAGGTACGCGGGGTCCTCGGCGTGCTACGGCCGGAGCAGGAGGTGGCGCCGCGGGCCCCGGCACCGACCCTCGACCGGCTGGCCGAGCTGACCGCCGACGCCGGCATCCCGGTACGGACGAGGGTCCGGGGCGTCGCCCGCCCGCTGCCAGCCGAGGTGGACCGGGCCGCCTACCGGATCGTCCAGGAGGCGCTGACCAACGTCCGGCGGCACGCCGGGCCGGCCGCCACCGCCGTGGTGACCATCGGGTACGACGACGATGCGCTCGCCGTACGGGTCGACGACGACGGCCTGGGCGGTGCCGCACCGGTCGACGAGGCGGGGAACGGCATCGCCGGCATGCGGGCCCGGGCCGCCGCACTCGGTGGCACGCTGACCGCCGAGCCACTGGCCGAGGGAGGGTTCCGGGTCGACGCCCGGCTGCCGACGGGGGAGAACCCATGA
- a CDS encoding amylo-alpha-1,6-glucosidase, with product MNEDVVKILDGNNFIVSDRRGDVDPSPSVPTGLFSLDTRFLSLWRLTVDGERLHALSVDDLHYFEARFFLVPGEPTHSFDAKMSVIRQRTIGGSFDERLTVLNHSEEPVDVTIRIDAGCDFADIFEIKDVQHKKGQVITVVDEDRLRLIYERETFRRETVISADRPARFDEGGLTFSAHIEPHGDWLAEVHVETIARSGGANDVRPNVHHEPGQIQEGMEAEVKRWLSRAPMLRCDSEQLDKAYETTMIDLAALRFPILTTPGAAVPAAGLPWFMALFGRDSIITSYQALPFAPELANTTLRILALLRGAKLDDFRDEEPGKILHENRYGESAAFEEQPHSPYYGTADATPLFVVLLDEYERWTGDADLVRVLEDDTRAALNWIDEYGDLMGNGYISYKRRNTGNGLENQCWKDSWDAIAYRDGTLPGFPRATCELQGYAYDAKIRGARLAREFWNDPAYAEQLETEAGALRRRFNRDFWVEDGEYYALALDQDGRQVDSLSSNIGHLLWSGIVEPERAPNLAAHLLGPRMFSGWGVRTLAEDQGAYNPVGYHVGTVWPFDNSLIAMGLSRYGFREEAGRIALAMIDATQYFDGRLPEAFAGYHRSLTKYPVEYPTACSPQAWSSGTPLLLLRTMLGLEPYGEHLVVEPALPEGMGRIELFDLPGRWGRVDAFARGRLPEQPPRTSIRRT from the coding sequence ATGAACGAAGACGTGGTGAAGATCCTCGACGGCAACAACTTCATCGTCAGCGACCGGCGGGGCGACGTCGACCCCTCGCCGTCGGTGCCCACCGGGCTGTTCTCCCTCGACACCCGTTTCCTGTCGCTGTGGCGGCTCACCGTCGACGGCGAGCGGCTGCACGCCCTGTCCGTCGACGACCTGCACTACTTCGAGGCCCGCTTCTTCCTGGTGCCCGGCGAGCCGACCCACTCCTTCGACGCCAAGATGTCGGTCATCCGGCAGCGGACCATCGGCGGCAGCTTCGACGAGCGCCTGACCGTGCTCAACCACAGCGAGGAGCCGGTCGACGTCACCATCCGCATCGACGCCGGCTGCGACTTCGCCGACATCTTCGAGATCAAGGACGTCCAGCACAAGAAGGGGCAGGTCATCACGGTCGTCGACGAGGACCGGCTACGACTGATCTACGAGCGGGAGACCTTCCGCCGGGAGACGGTGATCAGTGCCGACCGGCCGGCCCGGTTCGACGAGGGCGGACTGACCTTCTCCGCGCACATCGAGCCGCACGGCGACTGGCTCGCCGAGGTGCACGTGGAGACCATCGCCCGGTCGGGCGGCGCGAACGACGTACGCCCCAACGTGCACCACGAGCCCGGACAGATCCAGGAGGGCATGGAGGCCGAGGTCAAGCGCTGGCTGAGCCGGGCACCGATGCTGCGCTGCGACTCCGAGCAACTGGACAAGGCGTACGAGACCACCATGATCGACCTCGCGGCGCTGCGCTTCCCGATCCTGACCACGCCCGGCGCCGCGGTGCCGGCCGCCGGCCTGCCGTGGTTCATGGCGCTGTTCGGCCGCGACAGCATCATCACCAGCTACCAGGCGCTGCCGTTCGCCCCGGAACTGGCCAACACCACGCTGCGCATCCTGGCCCTGCTGCGCGGCGCCAAACTCGACGACTTCCGCGACGAGGAACCGGGCAAGATCCTGCACGAGAACCGGTACGGTGAGTCCGCCGCGTTCGAGGAGCAACCGCACTCGCCGTACTACGGCACCGCCGACGCCACCCCGCTGTTCGTGGTCCTGCTCGACGAGTACGAGCGCTGGACCGGCGACGCCGACCTCGTCCGGGTGCTCGAGGACGACACCCGCGCCGCGCTGAACTGGATCGACGAGTACGGCGACCTGATGGGCAACGGCTACATCTCCTACAAGCGGCGCAACACCGGCAACGGCCTGGAGAACCAGTGCTGGAAGGACTCCTGGGACGCCATCGCCTACCGCGACGGCACCCTCCCCGGCTTCCCCCGGGCCACCTGCGAACTGCAGGGGTACGCGTACGACGCGAAGATCCGCGGGGCGCGGCTGGCCCGCGAGTTCTGGAACGACCCCGCATACGCCGAGCAGCTCGAGACCGAGGCAGGTGCCCTGCGCCGGCGCTTCAACCGGGACTTCTGGGTCGAGGACGGCGAATACTACGCGCTGGCCCTGGACCAGGACGGCCGGCAGGTCGACTCGCTGTCGTCCAACATCGGCCACCTGCTGTGGAGCGGCATCGTCGAACCGGAGCGGGCCCCGAACCTCGCCGCGCACCTGCTCGGGCCCCGGATGTTCTCCGGCTGGGGGGTGCGGACCCTCGCCGAGGACCAGGGCGCCTACAACCCGGTCGGCTACCACGTCGGCACGGTCTGGCCGTTCGACAACTCGCTGATCGCGATGGGCCTGTCCCGCTACGGCTTCCGGGAGGAGGCGGGCCGGATCGCCCTTGCCATGATCGACGCCACGCAGTACTTCGACGGCCGCCTGCCGGAGGCGTTCGCCGGCTACCACCGCAGCCTGACGAAGTACCCGGTCGAGTACCCGACCGCGTGCAGCCCGCAGGCCTGGTCGTCCGGCACCCCGCTGCTGCTGCTGCGCACGATGCTCGGCCTCGAACCGTACGGGGAGCATCTGGTCGTGGAGCCGGCCCTGCCGGAGGGAATGGGGCGCATCGAACTGTTCGACCTGCCCGGCCGGTGGGGCCGGGTGGACGCGTTCGCCCGCGGCCGGCTGCCCGAGCAGCCACCCCGTACGTCGATCCGCCGCACCTGA
- a CDS encoding response regulator — MIKVLLADDQALVRAGFRALLDAEPDITVVGEAADGAEAVRLAAQTRPDVVLMDIRMPGVDGLEATGRIVSDPDLTATRIVILTTFELDEYVFEALRVGASGFLVKDTEPVDLLRGVRAVAAGDGLLSPGVTRRVIAEFASRQRRPAVASPALDQLTDREREVVALVGEGLSNEGIASRLVVSPATAKTHVSRAMIKLGARDRAQLVVFAYEAGLVRPGWLT; from the coding sequence ATGATCAAGGTGTTGCTCGCCGACGACCAGGCCCTGGTCCGCGCCGGCTTCCGGGCCCTGCTCGACGCCGAACCGGACATCACCGTCGTGGGCGAGGCCGCCGACGGCGCCGAGGCGGTCCGGCTCGCCGCGCAGACCCGGCCCGACGTGGTGCTGATGGACATCCGGATGCCCGGCGTCGACGGCCTGGAGGCGACCGGCCGGATTGTCTCCGACCCCGACCTGACCGCGACCCGGATCGTCATCCTCACCACGTTCGAGCTGGACGAATACGTCTTCGAGGCGCTGCGCGTCGGTGCCTCCGGCTTCCTGGTCAAGGACACCGAACCGGTCGACCTGCTGCGTGGCGTACGGGCGGTAGCGGCCGGCGACGGGCTGCTGTCGCCGGGGGTGACCCGGCGGGTGATCGCCGAGTTCGCCAGCCGGCAGCGCCGCCCGGCCGTCGCGTCACCCGCCCTCGACCAGCTCACCGACCGGGAGCGGGAGGTCGTCGCCCTGGTCGGCGAGGGCCTGTCCAACGAGGGGATCGCCAGCCGGCTGGTGGTCAGCCCGGCGACGGCCAAGACGCACGTCAGCCGGGCGATGATCAAGCTCGGGGCCCGGGACCGGGCGCAACTGGTGGTGTTCGCGTACGAGGCCGGACTGGTGCGGCCCGGCTGGCTGACCTGA